The proteins below come from a single Macrobrachium rosenbergii isolate ZJJX-2024 chromosome 50, ASM4041242v1, whole genome shotgun sequence genomic window:
- the LOC136832830 gene encoding zinc transporter ZIP1-like isoform X1, whose product MASVDLWLSLNQDYQLRSHQVFSRGANIAIMLSLVGHKGVALTVMFIITAIGSFSPLYLRKIFLKHVHGKKAEITLSGCLCFGAGVLMATIFLHILPEAVEQIGDAMETGLMPTISYPITQISLCLGFFFVYLIEELVHYCIERKNKKRDTGKPVQIVHDNKGFDHEGNDSSIPHMHDHSATHNYLKKESLIGSLIVVLALSFHGFMEGMALGLEGHQSDVWLMFAALCSHKIFISFSMSMELLEVGVPLKILILSMMVFSLASPIGGIVGAIVTADSSGTDNAASVLAPAFLQAISAGTILYVTFCEVLERERAKTSGGLVKFACLLVGFSVMAGLQALDHDDDGKSADATSTSALMTHSTTEESVAAVLSTT is encoded by the exons CTAAGAAGTCATCAAGTCTTTTCAAGAGGAGCAAATATCGCCATCATGTTATCCTTAGTGGGACATAAGGGGGTCGCTCTGACGGTGATGTTCATCATTACGGCGATAGGTTCGTTTTCTCCCCTTTACTTAAGAAAGATATTCTTGAAGCACGTACATGGAAAGAAAGCAGAG ATTACCCTGAGTGGCTGCCTGTGTTTTGGCGCCGGCGTCCTGATGGCTACCATCTTCCTCCATATTCTACCGGAAGCTGTCGAACAGATTGGAGACGCCATGGAGACAGGTCTCATGCCCACCATTTCGTACCCTATCACCCAAATTTCACTGTGCTTAGGGTTCTTTTTCGTGTACTTGATTGAAGAACTCGTGCATTATTGCATAgaacgcaaaaacaaaaaaagggacaCAGGAAAACCTGTCCAAATTGTTCATGATAACAAAGGATTCGACCACGAAGGGAACGATTCCAGTATTCCACATATGCACGACCATAGCGCCACCCACAATTACCTGAAGAAGGAGTCGCTGATTGGGTCCCTAATAGTCGTATTGGCTTTATCCTTCCACGGATTTATGGAAGGCATGGCACTTGGGTTGGAGGGCCATCAGAGCGACGTCTGGTTGATGTTCGCTGCTCTGTGTTCACACAAGATCTTCATTTCCTTCAGTATGTCCATGGAATTATTGGAGGTGGGAGTGCCCTTGAAAATTCTCATCCTGAGCATGATGGTATTCTCCTTGGCTTCTCCTATTGGCGGTATCGTCGGGGCTATCGTGACCGCTGACTCTTCTGGGACGGACAACGCAGCTAGTGTTCTGGCACCAGCTTTCCTACAGGCCATATCTGCCGGCACCATTTTGTACGTCACGTTCTGCGAGGTTCTAGAGAGAGAACGAGCTAAAACGAGCGGTGGACTGGTTAAATTTGCCTGTCTATTGGTTGGGTTCTCAGTCATGGCCGGCTTGCAGGCGCTGGACCATGATGATGACGGAAAATCGGCTGACGCAACTTCAACGTCAGCTCTAATGACTCATAGCACGACGGAGGAATCCGTGGCAGCAGTCTTATCGACGACATGA
- the LOC136832830 gene encoding zinc transporter ZIP1-like isoform X2, with protein sequence MLSLVGHKGVALTVMFIITAIGSFSPLYLRKIFLKHVHGKKAEITLSGCLCFGAGVLMATIFLHILPEAVEQIGDAMETGLMPTISYPITQISLCLGFFFVYLIEELVHYCIERKNKKRDTGKPVQIVHDNKGFDHEGNDSSIPHMHDHSATHNYLKKESLIGSLIVVLALSFHGFMEGMALGLEGHQSDVWLMFAALCSHKIFISFSMSMELLEVGVPLKILILSMMVFSLASPIGGIVGAIVTADSSGTDNAASVLAPAFLQAISAGTILYVTFCEVLERERAKTSGGLVKFACLLVGFSVMAGLQALDHDDDGKSADATSTSALMTHSTTEESVAAVLSTT encoded by the exons ATGTTATCCTTAGTGGGACATAAGGGGGTCGCTCTGACGGTGATGTTCATCATTACGGCGATAGGTTCGTTTTCTCCCCTTTACTTAAGAAAGATATTCTTGAAGCACGTACATGGAAAGAAAGCAGAG ATTACCCTGAGTGGCTGCCTGTGTTTTGGCGCCGGCGTCCTGATGGCTACCATCTTCCTCCATATTCTACCGGAAGCTGTCGAACAGATTGGAGACGCCATGGAGACAGGTCTCATGCCCACCATTTCGTACCCTATCACCCAAATTTCACTGTGCTTAGGGTTCTTTTTCGTGTACTTGATTGAAGAACTCGTGCATTATTGCATAgaacgcaaaaacaaaaaaagggacaCAGGAAAACCTGTCCAAATTGTTCATGATAACAAAGGATTCGACCACGAAGGGAACGATTCCAGTATTCCACATATGCACGACCATAGCGCCACCCACAATTACCTGAAGAAGGAGTCGCTGATTGGGTCCCTAATAGTCGTATTGGCTTTATCCTTCCACGGATTTATGGAAGGCATGGCACTTGGGTTGGAGGGCCATCAGAGCGACGTCTGGTTGATGTTCGCTGCTCTGTGTTCACACAAGATCTTCATTTCCTTCAGTATGTCCATGGAATTATTGGAGGTGGGAGTGCCCTTGAAAATTCTCATCCTGAGCATGATGGTATTCTCCTTGGCTTCTCCTATTGGCGGTATCGTCGGGGCTATCGTGACCGCTGACTCTTCTGGGACGGACAACGCAGCTAGTGTTCTGGCACCAGCTTTCCTACAGGCCATATCTGCCGGCACCATTTTGTACGTCACGTTCTGCGAGGTTCTAGAGAGAGAACGAGCTAAAACGAGCGGTGGACTGGTTAAATTTGCCTGTCTATTGGTTGGGTTCTCAGTCATGGCCGGCTTGCAGGCGCTGGACCATGATGATGACGGAAAATCGGCTGACGCAACTTCAACGTCAGCTCTAATGACTCATAGCACGACGGAGGAATCCGTGGCAGCAGTCTTATCGACGACATGA